A stretch of Cytophagales bacterium DNA encodes these proteins:
- a CDS encoding NIPSNAP family protein, translated as MITCFVKYVLDPTMINDFETYGEMWIPLVNKFGGQHLGYFLPHEGANNIGYALFNFPSLATYEKYRTDSMKDPDCIAAYQYAEETNCIISYERSFLKPLDNK; from the coding sequence ATGATTACCTGCTTTGTAAAGTATGTCCTTGATCCCACTATGATCAACGATTTTGAGACCTATGGCGAAATGTGGATACCGCTCGTCAACAAGTTTGGCGGCCAGCATCTGGGTTATTTCCTGCCACATGAAGGCGCCAATAATATTGGATATGCCCTATTCAATTTTCCTTCCTTGGCAACTTATGAAAAGTATCGAACAGACAGCATGAAAGATCCTGATTGTATCGCTGCCTATCAATATGCGGAAGAAACGAATTGCATCATCAGCTATGAGCGTAGTTTTCTCAAGCCGCTTGACAACAAATAG
- a CDS encoding porin family protein — translation MKKITLLLALAFVGVCGVQAQELKAGLKVGLNFPSASAFGLDDLNVGNANDKASGYLVGAYASFKFTAFAVQPEALYSFTRFTTVNSDNLDLTYINIPVMVKFYPLPLIPLNVQAGPQFGLLAGTVGRINGDNASDTLKDSDLSIAIGAGFDAPFGLDITARYIIGVSDNNDVSAISESIKNTTFQLSIGYAFLKKG, via the coding sequence ATGAAAAAAATTACATTATTACTTGCTTTGGCTTTCGTCGGAGTTTGCGGAGTACAAGCACAAGAATTGAAAGCAGGCCTTAAAGTTGGGTTGAACTTCCCCTCCGCGAGTGCCTTTGGTTTGGATGACTTGAATGTAGGCAACGCCAATGATAAGGCATCAGGTTATCTGGTAGGTGCTTATGCAAGCTTTAAATTCACAGCTTTTGCTGTACAGCCTGAAGCACTTTATTCTTTCACCAGATTTACTACAGTTAATAGTGATAACCTGGATCTGACTTATATCAATATTCCGGTAATGGTTAAGTTTTATCCATTGCCTTTGATTCCTTTGAATGTGCAGGCTGGTCCTCAATTTGGATTGCTGGCTGGAACAGTAGGGAGAATTAACGGGGACAATGCTAGTGATACCTTGAAGGATTCTGATTTGAGTATCGCGATTGGGGCTGGTTTCGATGCGCCTTTTGGTCTCGATATCACTGCACGATACATCATAGGAGTATCTGATAATAATGACGTATCTGCCATTTCTGAATCTATCAAGAACACAACATTCCAATTGTCAATTGGATATGCTTTCCTGAAGAAAGGATAA